Proteins co-encoded in one Carassius gibelio isolate Cgi1373 ecotype wild population from Czech Republic chromosome A15, carGib1.2-hapl.c, whole genome shotgun sequence genomic window:
- the cysltr2b gene encoding LOW QUALITY PROTEIN: cysteinyl leukotriene receptor 2 (The sequence of the model RefSeq protein was modified relative to this genomic sequence to represent the inferred CDS: deleted 1 base in 1 codon): MPLHSSNFTNCSISDFKHTVYPIAYLLIFFLGLFGNLISLFFFISSSYRRKASFSPVNILMLNLLLSDLMMVCSLPFRAAYYLMDYWAFGDITCRIMSYVFYINMYGSIYFLAVLSIVRFVAIVKPFTYVHWQSSRRAWTLCIIIWLIVSVASIPLLKAGTYEDSNQTKCLDLRPSHVGTIIMLNRWVLFLGFVMPFVVISVCYIFAALYLLKLRKSRQNRRSQINHKKSCSLVIIVLLIFLACFMPYHVIRTLFLEAEMDIQNNGYDKSCHYIESLRKAAVIAHCLASGNSAWIHCFSFLLGKTLLAFGDNIHQEDRVV; encoded by the exons ATGCCTCTTCATTCATCGAATTTCACAAACTGCTCCATCAGTGATTTCAAGCACACCGTCTACCCAATTGCTTATCTGCTCATCTTTTTCCTTGGGCTTTTTGGTAACCTAATATCTCTGTTCTTCTTCATTTCCTCATCATACAGAAGAAAAGCCTCTTTTTCTCCAGTCAACATCCTCATGCTCAATCTCCTTCTATCTGACCTGATGATGGTGTGCTCGCTGCCATTTCGAGCTGCCTACTATCTCATGGACTACTGGGCCTTCGGAGACATCACCTGCCGGATCATGTCCTATGTCTTCTACATCAACATGTACGGCAGCATTTACTTCCTTGCAGTTCTGAGCATTGTTCGCTTCGTGGCCATCGTGAAGCCATTCACATACGTGCACTGGCAAAGCTCTAGGAGAGCCTGGACATTATGTATTATAATCTGGCTGATTGTGTCTGTGGCATCCATCCCGCTTCTGAAAGCAGGAACTTATGAGGATTCTAATCAGACCAAATGCCTGGATCTGAGGCCGTCCCATGTGGGGACCATTATCATGTTGAATCGATGGGTTTTGTTTTTAGGCTTTGTAATGCCCTTTGTGGTAATCTCAGTCTGTTACATTTTTGCAGCCTTGTATTTGCTAAAGTTAAGGAAGTCCAGGCAGAATAGAAGATCTCAGATCAATCACAAGAAATCCTGTTCTCTCGTCATTATTGTTCTGCTGATTTTCCTTGCATGCTTTATGCCATATCATGTCATCCGAACTCTGTTTCTGGAGGCCGAGATGGACATTCAAAACAATGGTTATGACAAGTCCTGCCATTATATTGAAAGTCTGAGAAAGGCAGCGGTCATCGCACACTGTCTAGCCTCTGGAAACAGT GCCTGGATCcattgcttttcttttttgttggggAAAACTTTGTTAGCTTTTGGCGACAACATACACCAAGAAGACAGAGTTGTATAA